A DNA window from Micromonospora inyonensis contains the following coding sequences:
- a CDS encoding MFS transporter → MEHVRDRSASGRLGTLTALYVTQYLGIGFITVGLTAILRDGGTSLETLALLNVVGLIWPVKFLWAPILDRYGSRRHGHYRSWLLVLQGGLVLALLALLPFTRPAERLGPVVAICAAYVLLSATQDVAADAVAVRLLSARTRGTGNGIQVAASYLGNLLGGGACVIVYDRFGWVPAILLLAVLTAVGLLVVWRFREPPRTDRVTRTGQAYRALLSTFGQPGCRWWTFVVVPLVYVGAGAAYALATPALVDAGWTLERVGVVTGVVISVPAILAGLLAGSGIGRFGRSGVLVVGGAALTVSALLLLPLLNGHAPLVGTVVALGCFMAAYTVLNVVLYTVNMDYSRPETGGTDFTVLSSFGLICSFVAASIGLAAADRAGYPAVAVASVALVAAGVVAGVRHQRRFHGRIRPGTVPDDAPTVAVPGQGRTVVA, encoded by the coding sequence GTGGAACACGTACGGGACCGGTCGGCGTCGGGCCGCCTGGGCACGCTCACGGCGCTCTACGTCACCCAGTACCTGGGTATCGGTTTCATCACCGTCGGCCTGACCGCGATCCTCCGCGACGGCGGCACGTCCTTGGAGACCCTGGCGCTGCTGAACGTCGTCGGTCTGATCTGGCCGGTCAAGTTCCTCTGGGCCCCGATCCTCGACCGGTACGGCTCCCGCCGCCACGGCCACTACCGGTCCTGGCTGCTGGTGCTCCAGGGCGGCCTGGTGCTGGCCCTGCTGGCCCTGCTGCCGTTCACCCGCCCCGCCGAGCGGCTCGGTCCGGTCGTCGCGATCTGCGCGGCGTACGTGCTGCTCTCCGCCACCCAGGACGTCGCCGCCGACGCGGTCGCCGTCCGGCTGCTCTCCGCGCGCACCCGGGGCACCGGCAACGGGATCCAGGTCGCGGCGAGCTACCTCGGCAACCTCCTCGGCGGCGGGGCCTGCGTGATCGTCTACGACCGGTTCGGCTGGGTCCCGGCGATCCTCCTGCTGGCCGTGCTGACCGCCGTCGGCCTGCTGGTGGTGTGGCGGTTCCGGGAGCCGCCCCGCACCGACCGGGTGACCCGCACCGGCCAGGCGTACCGGGCGCTGCTGTCGACGTTCGGTCAACCCGGCTGCCGGTGGTGGACCTTCGTCGTGGTGCCGCTGGTCTACGTGGGTGCCGGGGCGGCGTACGCGCTGGCCACGCCGGCGCTGGTCGACGCCGGCTGGACCCTGGAGCGGGTCGGCGTGGTGACCGGGGTGGTGATCAGCGTGCCGGCGATCCTGGCCGGCCTGCTGGCCGGATCCGGCATCGGCCGGTTCGGCCGCAGCGGCGTGCTCGTCGTCGGGGGAGCGGCGCTGACCGTCTCCGCCCTCCTGCTGCTGCCGCTGCTGAACGGTCACGCACCCCTGGTCGGCACGGTCGTCGCGCTGGGCTGCTTCATGGCCGCGTACACCGTCCTCAACGTGGTGCTCTACACGGTGAACATGGACTACTCCCGGCCGGAGACCGGCGGCACCGACTTCACCGTGCTGTCGTCGTTCGGGTTGATCTGCTCGTTCGTCGCCGCCTCGATCGGCCTGGCCGCGGCAGACCGGGCCGGCTACCCGGCCGTCGCGGTCGCCTCCGTGGCGCTGGTCGCGGCCGGGGTCGTCGCCGGGGTCCGGCACCAGCGGCGGTTCCACGGCCGGATCCGGCCCGGTACGGTCCCCGACGACGCCCCGACGGTGGCGGTCCCGGGCCAGGGGAGGACCGTCGTGGCGTGA
- a CDS encoding DUF2470 domain-containing protein, which produces MRTLLAGTESLTLRTPDHRAELAGRHTVDPAGRLRLTLPADSRVARHLLAAGEVAAQVEVTGLAPVPMRDRVRSRATLSGWLTAADPGGADVSARLDLVTAELVDADGDAPVDPEDLAAARPDPLAAAEADLLRHLGDDGQQTVRTLAQLVPGPLRREARRIHPLRLDRCGLVLRLESATGHRDVRLPFTRSLRGPDQVPAEIARLLARCAP; this is translated from the coding sequence ATGCGAACCCTGCTGGCCGGGACGGAATCGCTGACCCTGCGGACCCCCGACCACCGCGCCGAGCTCGCCGGCCGGCACACCGTCGACCCCGCCGGCCGGCTCCGCTTGACGTTACCCGCCGACAGTCGGGTCGCCCGGCACCTCCTCGCCGCCGGCGAGGTGGCCGCGCAGGTCGAGGTCACCGGCCTGGCCCCGGTGCCGATGCGCGACCGGGTGCGGTCCCGCGCGACGCTGTCCGGCTGGCTGACCGCGGCGGATCCCGGCGGTGCCGACGTGAGCGCCCGCCTCGACCTGGTCACCGCCGAGCTGGTCGACGCCGACGGCGACGCGCCGGTCGACCCGGAGGATCTCGCCGCCGCGCGGCCCGATCCGCTCGCCGCCGCCGAGGCGGACCTGCTGCGGCACCTCGGTGACGACGGCCAGCAGACCGTGCGGACCCTGGCCCAGCTGGTTCCCGGGCCCCTGCGGCGGGAGGCGCGACGCATCCACCCGCTCCGGCTGGACCGGTGCGGGCTCGTTCTCCGGCTGGAGTCCGCGACCGGCCACCGCGACGTCCGGTTGCCCTTCACCAGGTCACTGCGCGGCCCGGACCAGGTGCCGGCGGAGATCGCCCGACTGCTGGCCCGCTGCGCACCCTGA